The following proteins are encoded in a genomic region of Fervidobacterium pennivorans DSM 9078:
- a CDS encoding transketolase family protein — MSNTKKLLPLPTQDDREIRDIYGELLLNLAEQDDRIVVLNADLARSDSTLKFKEKFPERFIDVGVAEANMMGIAAGLANMGLIPIAHSFTPFATRRAYDQITISIAYAGLPVKIMGTDPGVTAELNGGTHMSFEDAGIMRNLPNMVIVEPADAIQLRALFKQIIYHERPVYTRLYRRRKDRFFSGNEKFEIGKIYTMKDGKDVTIIASGLMVGQAIIATHMLEDEGISVRLLNMHTLKPVDEETIIKAAKETGKIVVAENHSILNGWGSAVCEVVTEHYPVPVVRIGVRDHFGEVGLTDFLLEKYKMTAKDIYSEAKKFLEK, encoded by the coding sequence ATGAGCAATACAAAGAAACTATTGCCTTTGCCAACGCAAGATGATAGGGAAATTAGAGATATATACGGTGAGCTGTTGCTTAATTTGGCAGAACAGGATGACCGCATTGTTGTGTTAAACGCGGACTTAGCAAGGTCGGATAGCACGCTGAAATTCAAAGAAAAGTTTCCCGAGAGATTTATCGATGTTGGAGTAGCAGAGGCAAATATGATGGGTATAGCTGCAGGACTTGCAAATATGGGACTTATTCCAATTGCTCACAGTTTTACCCCATTTGCAACCAGGCGCGCGTACGACCAAATAACAATATCCATAGCTTACGCGGGATTACCTGTGAAAATAATGGGAACGGATCCAGGTGTTACAGCAGAACTCAACGGCGGTACACATATGAGCTTTGAAGATGCTGGTATAATGAGAAATCTGCCTAATATGGTCATAGTTGAACCTGCTGATGCTATTCAACTCAGAGCGTTGTTTAAGCAAATCATCTATCATGAACGACCAGTTTATACAAGGCTTTACAGACGAAGAAAGGATAGGTTCTTCTCTGGCAATGAAAAATTCGAAATTGGGAAGATATACACGATGAAAGATGGAAAGGATGTAACTATAATTGCTTCTGGGTTGATGGTAGGCCAGGCTATAATTGCTACACACATGCTTGAAGATGAGGGAATCAGCGTGAGATTGTTGAATATGCATACACTTAAACCTGTTGATGAGGAGACCATTATCAAAGCGGCAAAGGAAACTGGGAAGATAGTTGTTGCTGAAAACCACAGCATACTCAACGGATGGGGGAGTGCGGTCTGTGAAGTAGTAACCGAGCACTATCCAGTTCCTGTTGTGAGGATAGGTGTAAGGGACCACTTTGGTGAGGTCGGATTAACGGACTTTCTGCTTGAGAAATACAAGATGACGGCAAAGGATATTTACAGTGAAGCTAAAAAGTTTTTGGAAAAGTAA
- a CDS encoding transketolase: MNGKLPDLTPEEVTFLKKKATQIRIITLEMIGHLGVGHVGGSLSIAEALAVLYYKVMRIDPKNPKWDERDRFVLSKGHAGPALYAVLADLGYFPYEWIYTLNKPNTNLPSHCDRLKTPGVDMTAGSLGQGLSAAVGMALGARIRKMNIRVFALIGDGESQEGQIWEAAMFASHNKLNNLIAFTDYNKMQIDGYIHEVNNLEPLADKWRAFNWHVIEIDGHDVQQIYNAIREGMSQDEKPTMIILHTIKGKGAFFAEGKVTSHNMPIKKEELKIAIDNLRKEIEEIEGADVQ; encoded by the coding sequence TTGAATGGCAAACTACCAGATTTGACACCGGAAGAAGTTACTTTCTTGAAAAAGAAAGCAACGCAAATAAGAATTATTACCCTTGAAATGATAGGTCATCTTGGAGTAGGGCATGTCGGAGGTTCCCTATCCATAGCTGAAGCTTTGGCGGTGCTCTACTACAAGGTTATGAGAATAGACCCCAAGAACCCTAAATGGGACGAACGGGACAGATTTGTCCTGTCGAAAGGGCATGCTGGACCTGCGCTCTACGCTGTATTAGCGGACCTTGGATACTTTCCATACGAATGGATATACACGTTGAACAAACCTAATACGAATCTTCCAAGTCATTGCGACAGGTTAAAAACTCCAGGTGTTGATATGACCGCTGGCTCACTCGGACAAGGTTTATCAGCTGCCGTTGGCATGGCACTTGGGGCGAGAATCAGGAAGATGAACATACGTGTCTTTGCTCTTATAGGTGACGGGGAATCTCAAGAAGGTCAAATCTGGGAAGCAGCGATGTTTGCTTCACATAATAAACTGAATAACTTAATTGCTTTTACCGATTACAACAAAATGCAGATAGACGGGTACATTCACGAAGTTAATAACCTTGAACCACTTGCAGATAAATGGAGAGCGTTTAATTGGCATGTGATAGAAATTGATGGCCACGATGTACAGCAGATATACAATGCTATCCGTGAAGGCATGTCGCAAGATGAAAAACCAACGATGATAATATTGCACACAATCAAAGGTAAAGGGGCTTTCTTTGCGGAAGGTAAAGTGACATCCCACAATATGCCTATCAAGAAAGAGGAATTAAAAATTGCGATAGATAACCTCAGAAAAGAAATCGAAGAAATTGAAGGAGCTGATGTGCAATGA
- a CDS encoding iron-containing alcohol dehydrogenase family protein → MLETEKFQIFNPVRIVYGKGELENSRDIFGVSQVLVICDPFVSTSEYFKRAMEKYKSVFIYDKIVPNPPCEMIDEIIESVYEYSKGAPKFDGVIGIGGGSTLDTAKAISSLLVSEGKLSDYIEGKKRFDRRLPLMLVPTTSGTGSEVTNVGVYTLNGIKRPMTSPTFWADVALIDPILTYSMPRRIAATTGLDALTHAVESYWAISTQPYTEGLALRAAKMILESFEASIDGEEWARDEMAVAATIAGVAFSQTRTTAAHAISFPITSFYNVEHGLACALTLPSLIRWTYKFVSKKMDDFASYLGLKDVEELAKKVEQLMEYSGFSRRLRDYGVKENELEEIAKVSMEANIINLTPGKPSYDDVLRILKEIY, encoded by the coding sequence ATGTTAGAAACCGAGAAATTCCAAATATTTAATCCTGTCAGAATTGTATACGGAAAGGGTGAATTAGAAAACTCAAGGGATATCTTTGGTGTTTCGCAAGTACTTGTTATATGTGACCCATTTGTTAGCACAAGCGAATATTTTAAAAGGGCTATGGAAAAGTACAAATCAGTTTTTATTTACGATAAAATCGTTCCCAACCCACCGTGCGAAATGATTGATGAGATTATCGAGAGTGTGTATGAGTATTCAAAAGGCGCTCCTAAATTTGATGGTGTGATAGGTATCGGTGGAGGGAGCACACTTGATACTGCAAAAGCGATAAGCTCTCTGTTAGTGAGCGAAGGGAAACTAAGTGATTATATTGAAGGAAAGAAAAGGTTTGACAGAAGATTACCACTGATGCTTGTGCCAACGACGTCAGGAACAGGCAGTGAAGTGACAAATGTTGGAGTTTACACACTGAATGGGATAAAGAGACCGATGACAAGTCCAACATTTTGGGCGGATGTTGCTTTGATAGACCCTATCTTGACTTATTCGATGCCAAGGAGAATTGCAGCTACAACAGGGCTCGATGCGCTTACACATGCAGTTGAAAGCTACTGGGCTATTAGTACGCAACCTTACACTGAAGGACTTGCTTTGAGAGCAGCGAAAATGATACTGGAAAGTTTCGAAGCTTCTATCGATGGTGAAGAATGGGCAAGGGATGAAATGGCTGTGGCAGCGACAATAGCGGGTGTGGCATTTAGTCAAACAAGAACAACAGCAGCACATGCTATTAGCTTTCCAATAACAAGCTTTTACAACGTGGAGCATGGGCTTGCGTGTGCACTGACACTACCAAGTTTGATTAGGTGGACTTACAAATTTGTTTCCAAGAAAATGGATGATTTTGCAAGTTATCTTGGATTGAAAGATGTGGAAGAACTTGCCAAGAAAGTGGAGCAATTAATGGAGTATTCGGGGTTTTCACGCAGACTTCGTGACTATGGTGTAAAAGAGAATGAGCTTGAAGAAATAGCTAAGGTTTCCATGGAAGCGAACATAATAAATCTGACACCAGGGAAACCAAGTTATGATGATGTGCTAAGAATCTTAAAAGAGATATATTGA
- a CDS encoding DMT family transporter — protein sequence MERESVIIKAVNLLTLVVVWGTYYVATKISLSAFSVIFNGIFIRTFVLFFMLLVGAILRRNGELLKVRYIFLRLLLIGLLGFALDITAFLGFKYSTASKGAVLLRTDVLFSAFISLFFGEIPGLLDIIAMVFMLLGVGLVSNAQNLLKLSQGDVFFLLSAFFISLNAFVIRSVQEDKRNPGTDFVIAFYNNLFTLVFFSLFSLKSLLHEVIDNFRLLGINIPTLGLISAGMFQYLIYVVYYRNLRLFPVWLVRTSLLFMPVYVLIVMSFFGESITGKQLIGVVVILVGAFLLTMNNQFIKQRRQARR from the coding sequence ATGGAAAGGGAGAGTGTGATTATAAAGGCAGTAAACCTCTTAACACTAGTCGTTGTATGGGGAACTTATTATGTAGCAACTAAAATATCCTTATCCGCATTTAGTGTAATCTTCAATGGTATATTCATACGTACTTTTGTGCTCTTTTTTATGCTCTTGGTGGGAGCAATACTGAGGAGAAATGGTGAATTATTGAAGGTAAGATATATTTTTTTGAGACTTCTCTTAATAGGTCTACTTGGTTTTGCTTTGGATATTACCGCATTCTTGGGTTTTAAGTATTCAACGGCTTCGAAAGGTGCGGTGCTGTTGAGAACGGACGTACTCTTCTCGGCTTTTATCTCTCTGTTTTTTGGAGAAATCCCAGGATTGCTGGATATAATTGCGATGGTGTTTATGCTCCTTGGTGTAGGTCTCGTATCAAATGCTCAAAACTTACTAAAGCTTAGTCAAGGAGATGTATTTTTCTTACTGAGCGCGTTTTTCATAAGTTTGAACGCATTTGTTATTCGGAGTGTTCAAGAAGATAAAAGAAACCCTGGAACAGATTTTGTTATTGCGTTTTACAACAATCTCTTCACACTAGTGTTTTTTTCACTTTTTTCATTGAAGTCACTACTACACGAGGTGATTGATAACTTTAGACTATTGGGCATTAATATACCTACGTTGGGACTTATTTCTGCCGGTATGTTTCAGTACTTGATATACGTGGTTTATTACAGAAATCTAAGACTTTTCCCCGTGTGGCTTGTGAGAACCTCGCTTTTATTCATGCCGGTGTATGTGCTGATTGTGATGTCTTTTTTTGGAGAGTCCATTACTGGTAAACAATTAATAGGTGTCGTGGTGATACTCGTGGGTGCGTTCTTGTTGACCATGAACAATCAGTTTATCAAACAAAGAAGGCAAGCGAGGAGGTGA
- a CDS encoding MFS transporter encodes MSIEVKGDNHVNGNEKVPFITKFFFGLGDVYGGGVFNIINFFYAIFLTDVVKIPPAYASIIFLVGKIWDAITDPIMGYISDRTKSRWGRRRPYFLFGVPFIFLSFVMVWYPVSFESTFARFLYALFSYMFLNTVVTMVLIPYTAMSAEITLDYNERTAINSLRLMFSLLSSLLCAVLPMMIVKSMGDPKKGYLTMSIIFGTFFALPYLGVFAFTKEKNFNPATTKLNFKELIIEPLKIKTFRLYLGMFLFAYLAIDTVSVIFPYYMKYYIGRPYFVSAVLGVLLITEIIFVPVYATIARKKSKNFAYIVGALVWMVGAAITFFFRPDWPSQLLLAVAALIGAGVSAVAVMPHTILGDVTDVAELKYSERREGSISSLATFLRKVSSALVQALILLILGAVGYINPKGNEIPKQPESVVLAIRLIVFVGPILLLLVGIYCAIRYPLKPEVHKKLIEILNAKRQGANVDENTLRELERELI; translated from the coding sequence ATGAGTATAGAAGTTAAGGGCGATAACCATGTGAATGGGAACGAAAAGGTGCCGTTTATAACGAAGTTCTTCTTCGGATTGGGTGATGTTTACGGTGGAGGAGTATTTAACATCATCAACTTCTTCTACGCGATTTTTTTGACCGATGTTGTTAAGATTCCTCCAGCTTATGCCTCCATCATTTTCTTGGTTGGTAAGATATGGGATGCTATAACAGATCCAATAATGGGTTACATAAGTGACAGAACAAAATCAAGATGGGGTAGGCGCAGACCGTATTTTTTGTTTGGTGTACCATTTATATTCCTATCGTTTGTTATGGTTTGGTATCCGGTATCGTTTGAGAGTACATTTGCAAGATTTTTATACGCCCTCTTTTCATATATGTTCCTCAACACGGTTGTAACAATGGTTTTGATACCTTACACCGCAATGAGTGCGGAAATTACTCTAGACTACAACGAAAGAACTGCAATAAATTCTTTGAGGCTAATGTTCTCTCTACTATCATCACTCCTTTGCGCGGTTTTACCGATGATGATAGTGAAAAGTATGGGCGACCCAAAGAAGGGTTACTTAACGATGTCAATCATCTTTGGAACGTTTTTTGCACTGCCATATCTTGGGGTTTTTGCATTTACAAAAGAAAAGAACTTCAACCCTGCAACAACCAAACTGAATTTTAAAGAATTGATTATAGAACCACTCAAAATAAAGACATTCAGGCTTTATCTTGGCATGTTCCTTTTTGCGTATCTGGCGATTGACACCGTTTCTGTTATCTTCCCGTACTACATGAAATACTACATCGGAAGACCTTACTTTGTTTCCGCTGTTCTGGGGGTTTTACTTATAACCGAAATCATCTTCGTGCCAGTTTATGCAACTATTGCGAGGAAAAAAAGTAAGAATTTTGCGTATATTGTTGGTGCTTTGGTATGGATGGTAGGTGCCGCGATCACATTCTTTTTCAGACCAGATTGGCCATCACAACTGTTGTTGGCCGTTGCAGCACTGATAGGTGCAGGTGTTTCTGCAGTCGCTGTTATGCCACATACGATTCTTGGAGATGTTACCGATGTTGCTGAGTTGAAATATTCTGAAAGAAGGGAAGGAAGTATTTCTTCGCTTGCAACGTTCCTTCGAAAAGTTTCATCAGCGCTTGTTCAAGCTTTAATTCTTTTGATACTTGGTGCAGTAGGATACATAAACCCGAAGGGTAACGAGATTCCAAAACAACCAGAGAGTGTTGTGTTGGCAATACGTTTAATAGTTTTCGTTGGACCAATCTTGTTACTGTTGGTGGGTATCTATTGTGCAATAAGATACCCGCTCAAACCAGAAGTTCATAAAAAACTGATAGAAATTCTGAATGCCAAACGTCAGGGTGCAAATGTAGATGAAAATACTTTGAGGGAATTAGAAAGAGAGTTAATTTGA